One region of Rhodocaloribacter litoris genomic DNA includes:
- a CDS encoding ABC transporter ATP-binding protein: MIEVDHIYKSFNGKSVLEDVSLTIHDGETLAIIGRSGSGKSVLMKHLIGLLKPDRGRVLVDGVDIDAISYDELRQIRRQFGVLFQGGALFDSMNAFENVAFPLRTFTNMSESEIRREVQQCLEMVQLPDVGSKMPAELSGGMRKRVALARAVALRPRYVIYDEPTSGLDPETSNTIDELIKSLTDQLHMTNIVVTHDMHSVLSIADRAAFIYQGRMHWVGTVEELHESDDDVLLRFVRANEYQIGRPSALRTG; encoded by the coding sequence ATGATCGAAGTCGACCACATATACAAGAGCTTCAACGGCAAATCCGTGCTCGAGGACGTCTCGCTGACGATCCACGACGGCGAGACGCTGGCGATCATCGGGCGCAGCGGCTCGGGCAAGAGCGTGCTGATGAAACACCTGATCGGCCTGCTCAAACCGGACCGCGGCCGCGTCCTGGTCGACGGCGTGGACATCGACGCGATCTCCTATGACGAGCTCCGGCAAATCCGTCGCCAGTTCGGGGTACTCTTCCAGGGTGGGGCCCTCTTCGACTCGATGAACGCCTTCGAGAACGTGGCCTTCCCGCTGCGTACCTTCACGAACATGAGCGAGTCCGAGATCCGTCGCGAGGTGCAGCAATGCCTGGAGATGGTCCAGCTTCCGGACGTCGGGTCGAAGATGCCGGCCGAGCTTTCCGGCGGGATGCGCAAGCGGGTGGCTCTGGCCCGCGCCGTGGCCCTGCGGCCCCGCTACGTGATTTACGATGAGCCGACGAGCGGCCTCGACCCGGAGACCTCGAACACCATCGACGAACTGATCAAGAGCCTCACCGACCAGTTGCACATGACCAACATCGTCGTCACGCACGACATGCATTCGGTGCTCTCGATTGCCGACCGGGCCGCTTTCATCTACCAGGGCCGGATGCACTGGGTCGGCACGGTCGAGGAGTTGCACGAGAGTGACGACGACGTGCTGCTGCGTTTCGTACGGGCCAACGAGTACCAGATCGGCCGTCCCTCGGCCCTGCGTACCGGTTGA
- a CDS encoding MlaD family protein translates to MRYAKELKVGLSILIAAVIFILGVRFFEDLPLFRGTMSLETAFENAGGLIAGNTVRINGVVVGSVDEVRLDPASNRVRVRFHVDSGIKVPEGSRTRISGFDALNVVRLDLLLGPPGNPPIPEGGFVPSETGTDLLGTLTDRAPALVDRVDSVLVGLDATLTGTRALLNDPGSDLRQTLAALRTSLGTLNAFLRSEQGRMRRVLENTEALTAGLNDVVAEQGDSLGVVVHNLNGVLARLDRNLAAFESTTAALDEVIARLNRGEGTLGRLLADDTLYFKLDATLTNLNNLVTEFQAHPRKYLRELKLIDIF, encoded by the coding sequence ATGCGATACGCGAAAGAGCTCAAAGTCGGCCTGTCCATCCTGATCGCCGCGGTGATCTTCATCCTGGGCGTCCGTTTCTTCGAGGATCTGCCGCTGTTCCGGGGCACGATGAGCCTGGAGACGGCCTTCGAGAACGCCGGCGGCCTCATCGCCGGCAACACCGTACGGATCAACGGGGTCGTCGTCGGTTCGGTGGATGAGGTCCGGCTCGACCCGGCTTCGAACCGGGTCCGCGTGCGCTTCCACGTCGACAGCGGCATCAAGGTGCCCGAGGGCTCACGCACCCGGATCTCCGGCTTCGACGCCCTGAACGTCGTCCGGCTGGACCTGCTGCTCGGCCCGCCCGGGAACCCGCCCATCCCGGAGGGCGGCTTCGTCCCGAGCGAGACCGGCACGGACCTGCTCGGCACGCTGACCGACCGCGCCCCGGCCCTCGTCGACCGCGTCGACAGCGTCCTCGTGGGCCTCGATGCCACGCTCACCGGCACACGCGCCCTGCTCAACGATCCCGGAAGCGACCTCCGGCAGACGCTGGCCGCCCTGCGCACCAGCCTCGGCACCCTGAACGCCTTCCTCCGCTCCGAGCAGGGCCGGATGCGCCGGGTCCTCGAGAACACCGAGGCCCTCACGGCCGGCCTCAACGACGTCGTCGCCGAACAGGGCGACTCCCTCGGCGTCGTCGTGCACAACCTCAACGGCGTGCTCGCCCGGCTCGACCGCAACCTGGCCGCCTTCGAGTCCACCACGGCCGCCCTCGACGAGGTCATCGCCCGCCTCAACCGGGGGGAGGGCACCCTGGGCCGCCTCCTGGCCGACGATACCCTCTACTTCAAGCTCGACGCCACCCTCACCAACCTGAACAACCTGGTGACGGAGTTCCAGGCGCACCCGCGTAAATACCTGCGCGAGTTAAAGCTGATCGATATCTTCTGA
- a CDS encoding HDIG domain-containing metalloprotein: MPSYDDALTLFHEWTQGESLRRHAYAVEAAMGHYARLFGEDETLWRITGLLHDMDYERHPTPEEHPYVGTRVLRAAGYPDEVIEAILGHAEYTGTPRTTRLAKTLFAVDELAGFITAVAYVRPTGLADLTPKSVKKKLKDKAFAAAVSREDIRRGAEELGLDLDTHIANVIAGMQADAERLGFG, from the coding sequence ATGCCCTCCTACGACGACGCGCTGACGCTTTTCCACGAATGGACGCAGGGGGAGAGCCTGCGGCGCCATGCCTATGCCGTGGAGGCGGCCATGGGCCACTACGCACGCCTCTTTGGCGAGGACGAGACGCTCTGGCGCATCACCGGGCTGCTGCACGACATGGACTACGAGCGGCACCCGACGCCCGAGGAACACCCGTATGTGGGCACGCGGGTGCTGCGCGCGGCGGGCTACCCGGACGAGGTGATCGAGGCCATCCTGGGACACGCCGAGTACACCGGCACCCCGCGCACGACGCGCCTGGCCAAAACCCTCTTTGCCGTGGACGAGCTGGCCGGCTTCATCACGGCGGTGGCCTACGTCCGCCCGACCGGGCTGGCGGACCTGACGCCGAAATCGGTCAAGAAGAAACTCAAGGACAAGGCCTTCGCCGCCGCGGTCAGCCGGGAGGACATCCGCCGGGGCGCCGAGGAACTGGGCCTCGACCTGGACACCCACATCGCCAACGTCATCGCCGGGATGCAGGCCGACGCCGAACGGCTCGGCTTCGGGTGA